A genomic region of Micromonospora sp. NBRC 110009 contains the following coding sequences:
- a CDS encoding zinc-dependent alcohol dehydrogenase, which yields MTRDARAFWLRAPGEGELRPVELPRPGPDEVLVRTLFSGVSRGTETLVFTGRVPADQYATMRAPFQEGDFPAPVKYGYLSVGTVEQGPPALRGRTVFCLHPHQTAYVVPADAVVVVPDGVPAARAVLAGTVETAVNALWDAAPLVGDRVSVIGGGMVGCCVAALLARFPGVRVELVDADPARAEVAAALGVDFARPADAAGERDLVVHASATADGLQRGLDLLRPEGTVLELSWYGDRPVTLALGGTFHSRRLAIRSSQVGTVSPRRADRSYADRLALALELLADPAFDALLTGPSRFAELPDVLDRLASGRLSALCHLIRYDEE from the coding sequence GTGACCCGCGACGCCCGCGCCTTCTGGCTCCGCGCCCCCGGCGAGGGTGAGCTCCGCCCGGTCGAGCTGCCCCGGCCCGGCCCCGACGAGGTGCTGGTCCGGACGCTTTTCTCCGGCGTCAGCCGGGGCACCGAGACCCTGGTCTTCACCGGCCGGGTCCCCGCCGACCAGTACGCCACCATGCGCGCCCCGTTCCAGGAGGGCGACTTCCCGGCCCCGGTGAAGTACGGCTACCTCAGCGTCGGCACCGTCGAGCAGGGACCGCCGGCGCTGCGCGGGCGGACGGTCTTCTGCCTGCACCCGCACCAGACCGCGTACGTGGTCCCCGCCGACGCCGTGGTGGTCGTACCGGACGGGGTGCCGGCGGCCCGGGCGGTGCTGGCCGGCACGGTGGAGACCGCGGTGAACGCGCTCTGGGACGCCGCGCCGCTGGTCGGGGACCGGGTGAGCGTCATCGGCGGCGGCATGGTCGGCTGCTGCGTGGCCGCCCTGCTGGCCCGCTTCCCCGGCGTACGCGTCGAACTGGTCGACGCGGACCCGGCGCGGGCGGAGGTGGCCGCCGCGCTCGGCGTCGACTTCGCCCGGCCCGCCGACGCGGCCGGCGAGCGCGACCTCGTGGTCCACGCGAGCGCCACCGCCGACGGCCTGCAACGCGGGCTCGACCTGCTCCGGCCGGAGGGCACGGTGCTGGAGCTGAGCTGGTACGGCGACCGCCCCGTCACCCTCGCCCTCGGCGGCACCTTCCACTCCCGGCGGCTCGCCATCCGCAGCAGCCAGGTCGGCACGGTGTCGCCCCGGCGGGCCGACCGCAGCTACGCCGACCGGCTGGCGCTGGCCCTGGAACTGCTCGCCGACCCGGCGTTCGACGCGCTGCTCACCGGCCCGTCCCGCTTCGCCGAGCTGCCCGACGTGCTCGACCGGCTCGCCTCGGGCCGGCTGTCCGCGCTCTGCCACCTGATCCGCTACGACGAGGAGTGA
- a CDS encoding CDP-alcohol phosphatidyltransferase family protein has product MSAVRNGPLLGLAVQFLLLAALSGTVGIGVAGWLAGLAYAGVLCGLLRRGLRAAGARRLGPADRVTLARALLVGGVLALVAHAGGGPAPVAVLVPLTAVALALDAVDGWVARRTGTTSALGARFDMEVDAFLILVLSVHLAPSVGGWVLAIGGMRYAFVAASWVLPWMRQGLPPRYWRKVVAAAQGVVLAVAAGLALPPVATTALVAGALALLVESFGHDVAWLWRHRPAARPVTAGLPAATGPAGGRARLAGDAARTPAQPARIVLEPTLRDARPADPVARPLAARIAAHQPV; this is encoded by the coding sequence GTGTCCGCGGTTCGAAACGGCCCACTGCTCGGGCTGGCCGTCCAGTTCCTGCTGCTGGCCGCGCTCTCCGGCACGGTGGGGATCGGCGTGGCGGGCTGGCTCGCCGGCCTGGCGTACGCCGGGGTGCTCTGCGGCCTGCTCCGGCGCGGCCTGCGGGCGGCCGGCGCGCGGCGGCTCGGCCCGGCCGACCGGGTGACCCTGGCCCGGGCGTTGCTGGTCGGCGGGGTGCTCGCCCTGGTCGCGCACGCCGGCGGCGGGCCGGCCCCGGTGGCGGTGCTGGTCCCGCTCACCGCAGTGGCGCTGGCGCTGGACGCGGTCGACGGCTGGGTGGCCCGGCGCACCGGCACCACCAGCGCCCTGGGCGCGCGCTTCGACATGGAGGTCGACGCGTTCCTGATCCTGGTGCTCAGCGTCCACCTCGCGCCGTCCGTCGGCGGCTGGGTGCTGGCCATCGGCGGGATGCGGTACGCCTTCGTCGCGGCGAGCTGGGTGCTGCCCTGGATGCGGCAGGGGCTGCCACCCCGGTACTGGCGCAAGGTCGTCGCGGCGGCGCAGGGCGTGGTCCTGGCGGTCGCGGCCGGCCTGGCGCTGCCCCCGGTGGCCACCACCGCGCTGGTCGCCGGCGCGCTGGCCCTGCTGGTCGAGTCGTTCGGCCACGACGTGGCCTGGCTGTGGCGGCACCGACCGGCCGCGCGGCCGGTCACCGCCGGCCTCCCCGCCGCCACCGGGCCGGCGGGCGGGCGCGCCCGGCTGGCCGGGGACGCCGCGCGAACTCCCGCGCAACCCGCCCGGATCGTTCTCGAGCCCACCCTCCGGGACGCCCGCCCAGCGGATCCGGTGGCCCGGCCGCTGGCCGCCCGGATCGCCGCCCACCAACCCGTCTGA